A single window of Thalassomonas viridans DNA harbors:
- a CDS encoding type VI secretion system Vgr family protein, translating to MAVSYQFDNRGLYFTDSNGDIHLGHKLTIEEQLSAPFTITGILVSNNFVSADQLGQPITCHWNEIADNKQKEKRVFHGYLTEVQQLEPESEHNYARYRITLRPWLWLLTLRRNYRVFQQQNLSAILSSVFDDAGFSGNYTLGTLPSDERNYCVQYDETDFDFVTRLLAEQGIHYYFEHSSNSHQLTLHDPASPYEDAEVGKLDYISERSGEQQLISRWQPRLRVHSKSVNTVNYDYASSQLIESGDKTSSHTIANNQKLTQYHFGAHSVKGDISDVNSTVAENQLNKLQGDYSAVEGTSKVEELTLATQFSLANHPDSSQVGKYAIEAITHNIDASEQAVVYENNFVCRPAAYPGYPKACPKPQISGLQTAIVIGGDSGQPQHDASGRIKVQFHWDQVGGDSPSCWIRVAQPMASSSLGMQFIPRVDDEVLVSFVNSDPDQPVIIGSVYNSKNPPPYAELNSTQSGIKTQLGKTANEIRFDDKSDNEQLYFHAAKDYVVEVENNLTETITAEYSSTTEKAMTITGNDNYSLTVAKTLAEKAKEITITADDKITLTVGSNSIEISTSGIAISCDKLTIDSSGDIKMSGMNISSSSSAKTDISAGSNFSASASANAELSGSAGVTVSSSAQAKVSGSAGAELSSSAMTKVSSSGITQIQGSLVQVN from the coding sequence ATGGCGGTTTCTTATCAATTTGATAATCGCGGACTCTATTTCACCGATTCAAATGGCGATATCCACCTGGGCCATAAGTTGACCATAGAAGAGCAGTTATCCGCGCCTTTTACCATTACCGGCATTTTAGTCAGTAACAACTTTGTCAGTGCCGATCAGCTGGGACAGCCGATCACCTGCCACTGGAATGAAATTGCCGACAACAAGCAAAAAGAAAAACGGGTGTTCCACGGATACCTCACCGAAGTACAGCAACTGGAGCCGGAATCCGAGCATAACTACGCCAGATACCGCATTACCCTGCGCCCCTGGCTGTGGCTGCTGACCTTACGCCGCAACTACCGGGTGTTCCAGCAACAGAACCTGAGCGCCATTTTGTCTTCGGTATTCGACGACGCCGGCTTTTCCGGCAATTACACCTTAGGCACTTTGCCTTCGGACGAGCGTAACTATTGCGTGCAGTACGACGAAACCGATTTTGATTTTGTCACCCGGCTGCTGGCGGAACAGGGCATACATTATTATTTCGAGCACAGCAGCAACAGCCACCAGCTGACCCTGCACGATCCCGCGTCTCCCTACGAAGACGCCGAAGTGGGCAAGCTGGACTATATCAGCGAGCGCTCCGGCGAACAGCAGCTGATCAGCCGCTGGCAGCCCCGTTTAAGGGTGCACAGCAAGTCGGTGAATACCGTCAATTACGACTATGCCAGCAGCCAGCTGATCGAAAGCGGCGACAAGACTTCGTCCCATACCATAGCCAACAACCAGAAGCTGACCCAGTACCATTTCGGCGCCCATTCGGTGAAAGGGGACATCAGCGATGTCAACTCCACCGTGGCGGAAAACCAGTTGAACAAGCTTCAGGGAGACTACAGCGCGGTAGAAGGAACCAGCAAGGTGGAAGAGCTGACCCTGGCCACCCAGTTCAGCCTGGCCAACCATCCCGACAGCAGCCAGGTGGGCAAATATGCCATAGAAGCCATTACCCATAACATAGACGCCTCCGAACAGGCGGTGGTGTATGAAAATAACTTTGTCTGCCGCCCTGCCGCCTATCCCGGCTACCCGAAAGCCTGCCCCAAGCCGCAGATCAGCGGCCTGCAAACCGCCATAGTGATCGGTGGCGACAGCGGCCAGCCACAGCATGATGCCAGCGGCCGCATCAAGGTACAGTTCCACTGGGACCAGGTGGGCGGCGACAGCCCCAGCTGCTGGATCCGGGTGGCCCAGCCCATGGCCAGCAGCAGTTTGGGCATGCAGTTTATTCCCCGGGTGGACGATGAGGTACTGGTGAGTTTCGTCAACAGCGATCCGGACCAGCCGGTGATTATCGGCAGCGTTTATAACAGCAAGAATCCCCCGCCCTATGCCGAACTCAACAGCACCCAGAGCGGCATTAAAACCCAACTGGGGAAAACCGCCAACGAAATCCGCTTTGACGACAAGTCCGACAATGAGCAGCTTTATTTCCACGCCGCCAAAGACTATGTGGTGGAAGTGGAAAACAACCTGACGGAAACCATTACCGCGGAATACAGCAGCACCACGGAAAAGGCCATGACCATCACGGGTAACGACAATTACTCGTTAACCGTAGCCAAAACCCTGGCAGAAAAAGCCAAGGAAATCACCATAACCGCGGACGACAAGATCACTTTGACCGTCGGCAGCAATTCCATAGAAATCAGCACCAGCGGCATCGCCATCAGCTGCGACAAGCTGACCATAGACTCCAGCGGCGATATCAAAATGAGCGGCATGAACATCAGCAGTTCCAGCAGCGCGAAAACCGACATCAGCGCCGGCAGCAACTTCAGCGCCAGCGCCAGCGCCAATGCCGAGCTTTCCGGCAGCGCCGGGGTCACCGTCAGCAGTTCCGCCCAGGCCAAGGTCAGCGGCAGCGCCGGGGCCGAACTGAGCTCGTCCGCCATGACCAAGGTTTCTTCCTCCGGCATTACCCAGATCCAGGGTTCGCTGGTGCAAGTGAACTAA
- a CDS encoding DUF6931 family protein — MLKKIPNKNIASIISRYQLSDEAKPLLTPELTPEAAIAVLQEQELYNDVVQFIAHGLPMIEAIGWASEAMDLRQADWNEQEVMAINAARNWLGQPNETLRIRASQLADRVGLECAPGWVAKAVFWSGTGSIVEPDLPAVMPPPFLYGHAAAAAITVAAAVPQWDNYQKFYRQVVELGIAIANGKTISTKTMAFDATASATNAEGEE; from the coding sequence ATGCTGAAAAAAATCCCCAACAAAAATATCGCCTCGATTATCAGCCGCTACCAGCTCAGCGACGAAGCCAAGCCCCTGCTTACCCCGGAACTGACGCCGGAAGCGGCCATAGCCGTACTACAGGAGCAGGAGCTTTATAACGATGTGGTGCAGTTTATCGCCCACGGCCTGCCCATGATAGAGGCCATAGGCTGGGCCAGCGAAGCCATGGATTTACGTCAAGCGGACTGGAACGAACAGGAAGTTATGGCCATTAACGCCGCCCGCAACTGGCTGGGACAGCCCAACGAAACCCTGAGAATACGGGCCAGCCAGCTGGCGGACAGGGTCGGCCTGGAATGCGCTCCCGGCTGGGTGGCAAAAGCGGTGTTCTGGTCCGGCACCGGCAGCATAGTGGAGCCGGATTTGCCCGCGGTAATGCCGCCGCCGTTTTTATACGGCCATGCCGCCGCGGCCGCCATCACGGTTGCCGCCGCCGTGCCCCAGTGGGATAATTACCAGAAGTTTTACCGCCAGGTGGTCGAACTCGGCATCGCCATAGCCAACGGCAAAACTATCAGTACCAAGACCATGGCCTTTGATGCAACAGCAAGTGCCACCAATGCAGAAGGAGAAGAATGA
- a CDS encoding PEP-CTERM sorting domain-containing protein: MKNKLNLVVSAVLFLIATSVSATPIETISFLGGNRGVAESFEFSSGGIGLTVSAWTTNVNDEQTELMPWQLLSGDNGVYHGSTGLGVVSSASDGADLDGGSSGNFASDPDEGLLFVFSEQVNLLAFTAGDLSDNDDINFSRVSLLDADSLDADNLFVDRNDGDDHYQLSSDAFGYAFMLWVDGNDDDVRIASLEFSTVPEPYTLLLLAMGLLLCRFKLYGR; encoded by the coding sequence ATGAAAAATAAATTGAATTTAGTTGTATCTGCTGTTTTATTTTTAATCGCCACATCGGTTAGCGCCACGCCCATTGAAACCATCAGCTTTCTCGGGGGTAACCGGGGTGTTGCCGAGAGCTTTGAATTTTCAAGCGGCGGTATCGGCTTAACCGTCAGTGCCTGGACCACGAATGTCAACGATGAGCAAACCGAACTGATGCCCTGGCAACTCTTGTCGGGTGACAACGGCGTTTATCACGGCAGCACAGGTTTAGGCGTGGTTTCGTCGGCAAGTGACGGGGCTGACCTTGATGGCGGCAGTTCAGGGAATTTTGCTTCTGACCCGGACGAGGGCCTGCTTTTTGTCTTTTCCGAACAAGTAAATTTACTCGCCTTTACCGCCGGTGACCTGTCTGACAACGACGATATCAACTTTTCCCGGGTAAGCCTGCTGGATGCTGACAGCCTGGATGCCGACAACTTGTTTGTTGACCGCAATGACGGCGACGACCACTACCAGCTGTCATCCGATGCTTTCGGTTATGCCTTTATGCTTTGGGTAGACGGTAACGATGATGATGTCAGGATTGCAAGCCTGGAATTTTCAACCGTACCTGAACCTTATACGCTTTTGTTGCTGGCTATGGGGTTGCTGCTGTGCCGTTTTAAGCTGTATGGCCGTTAA
- a CDS encoding retropepsin-like aspartic protease, which produces MAITAEDKLEIPDLSWIKADGADRQPFEHKLRQVYRLMLDADFEQAQAELEKMYRNSQTEQEKSFLLSRWLLLLTELQAFDKIGQLVKQGIVAPDDVNAVLAGLYQGQGKPVTEFLQDSATMPLESHFLVSLPRVKIRLAGKSYYFVLDTGASVNVLSHKLAKKLKLDLPGGQKVNIDTANSEAAAAFAVIMPEFQLGPASFYRQPAVVVDGDDLQQTFLGFNWYRLDGIIGWPVLKQLALTLDFNRDRLTLARPVPSAAKEKNLVWLFDDPLVITSDSRDKQLMLFLDTGAMNSQVTPQYLAKNNLTVADWKEKRFNGIGGKGQTEKFAVIPDVYFSFPSQKTHLKKIDLRMDHIDCKHTQCDGRIGVDTSENRVMYIDFANAIFDVKP; this is translated from the coding sequence ATGGCAATAACAGCAGAGGATAAACTGGAAATACCTGACTTATCCTGGATAAAGGCTGACGGCGCTGACCGGCAACCCTTTGAGCATAAGCTCAGGCAGGTCTATCGCCTGATGCTGGATGCCGACTTTGAACAGGCGCAGGCAGAGTTGGAAAAGATGTACCGCAACAGCCAGACGGAGCAGGAGAAAAGTTTCCTGTTATCCCGCTGGCTGTTGCTGCTTACCGAACTGCAGGCGTTTGACAAAATCGGCCAGCTGGTCAAACAGGGGATTGTTGCCCCGGATGATGTTAATGCCGTACTGGCGGGCCTGTATCAGGGACAGGGAAAACCTGTGACTGAGTTTCTGCAGGACTCGGCAACTATGCCGTTAGAGAGCCATTTCCTGGTGTCCCTGCCCAGGGTGAAGATCAGGCTGGCGGGAAAAAGTTATTATTTTGTGCTGGATACCGGGGCGTCGGTGAATGTGCTTTCCCATAAGTTGGCGAAAAAGTTAAAACTCGATTTGCCTGGCGGCCAGAAGGTCAATATAGATACCGCCAACAGTGAAGCCGCCGCGGCCTTTGCCGTGATCATGCCTGAGTTTCAGCTCGGGCCTGCCAGTTTTTACCGGCAACCGGCCGTAGTAGTGGACGGTGACGATCTTCAGCAGACTTTTCTCGGCTTTAACTGGTACCGGCTGGACGGCATTATCGGCTGGCCGGTACTGAAACAGCTGGCCTTAACCCTAGATTTCAACCGTGACCGGCTGACGCTTGCCCGGCCTGTGCCGTCCGCGGCTAAGGAAAAAAATCTGGTATGGCTGTTTGATGACCCCCTGGTCATCACTTCCGACAGCCGGGACAAGCAGCTGATGCTGTTTCTCGACACCGGGGCCATGAACAGCCAGGTCACTCCCCAGTATCTGGCGAAAAATAACCTTACCGTGGCGGACTGGAAAGAAAAGCGCTTTAACGGCATAGGCGGCAAGGGACAAACCGAAAAATTTGCGGTGATCCCGGACGTCTATTTTTCCTTTCCTTCGCAAAAGACCCACTTAAAAAAAATCGATCTAAGAATGGATCATATCGACTGCAAGCATACCCAATGTGACGGACGCATAGGTGTAGACACCAGTGAAAACCGCGTCATGTATATTGATTTTGCCAACGCTATTTTTGATGTAAAGCCTTAA
- a CDS encoding TonB-dependent receptor plug domain-containing protein, which yields MFKQTHLVNSVRLGLICCAVAAPAGFAATVSVDSNVEEIEKIQVTGSRIKRSEIEGPSPIVVLTAADISDKGFSNMYEAIQNLTAGTGTNQGQGYTNSFTPNAETVNLRGLGANRTLVLLNGQRVANYPRAYNSENNVFNLTTIPTSAVARIEILTGGNSAIYGSDAVAGVMNIITKKNIEDTTVTVHHNTSDAGGGDNSKLTITGGYSNESFSWSYAVDYSDQDMLLGSERDWLDDFNDGPATETQPEYYRVNSRTIMAGGWDGGFVYLHPDEFGENICDQYPDLELSERPSRGFYCGRDTTGDSSYINARENISVYSNFQWDFAEHHQLTADVLYWTSDAAQQGGYGTSWRTDTMTSGYHDGGGFVWDAENGRDLYLQRTFSKEEVGDNKSYFEDDMLYVSLGLNGTIFEDYDYQITLSHSATDNKEYEWLIASDKAREYFLGSPLGVEPGEPGMDYNPNYDRFWSPLDEAGRAAIVEKNDSTADASVTTLNGFVSGSLYELPAGELGFSVALEYSTEEYEINVDPRTLDPNTGWGNGLTGTEGGGERDRYGIALEFEVPITEQIIANVAGRYDYYNDDTDVDGAFTYQFGLQYRPTEDLLLRTSYATSFRAPDIHQINSGPSGSYLGITDYYLETKCLQLSQGQDTGFNEVDLAALQVQCDPDLPGELKEGQTVKVTQTGNTKLHEETGYSASIGFSWDVTENLNWTFDLYKVKIKDQVESWNSDNYFRKERDCREGINTQGVDCDFILSRSTRFDGSMPNSGLTVESWNSTYVNQALNEQTGFDMQLDYLYDAGSWGEFSAEVKYTHVLETVNQEFAGEEIDKDYRDDYLNRALRSKVDSTFAWKKDDVRITLTQMRYGSSWNWEDPDPARNSSEERRALAGRLAPWLIYNLGVNYDITDQHSVRLGINNLRDSRPRNDKSFDGTDPWFYRSTYPTMIGVMGRTFSFDYIGKF from the coding sequence ATGTTTAAACAGACACATCTGGTGAACTCGGTTCGCCTGGGATTGATTTGTTGTGCGGTTGCTGCGCCAGCCGGTTTTGCCGCCACGGTGAGCGTAGACAGCAATGTTGAGGAAATCGAGAAAATACAGGTGACGGGATCGCGCATCAAGCGCAGTGAAATCGAGGGTCCTTCGCCTATCGTAGTGTTAACCGCGGCAGATATCAGCGATAAAGGCTTCTCGAACATGTATGAAGCCATTCAAAACCTGACTGCCGGCACAGGCACCAACCAGGGGCAGGGCTATACCAATTCCTTTACCCCTAATGCCGAAACGGTCAATTTACGTGGCCTGGGGGCAAACCGGACTTTGGTCCTGCTCAATGGCCAGCGGGTGGCCAACTATCCCAGGGCCTACAACAGCGAAAATAATGTCTTTAACCTTACAACTATCCCCACCTCGGCGGTGGCCAGGATCGAAATCCTCACCGGGGGCAACTCGGCGATTTACGGCTCGGATGCGGTGGCGGGGGTGATGAATATCATCACCAAGAAAAACATCGAAGACACGACAGTTACCGTACACCATAACACTTCAGACGCCGGTGGCGGCGATAACAGTAAATTAACCATTACCGGCGGCTATAGCAATGAGAGCTTTTCCTGGAGTTACGCCGTGGATTATTCGGATCAGGATATGCTGCTCGGCAGCGAAAGGGACTGGCTCGACGACTTCAACGACGGCCCGGCCACGGAAACCCAGCCGGAATACTACAGGGTCAACTCCCGCACTATAATGGCCGGCGGCTGGGATGGGGGTTTTGTTTATCTGCATCCGGATGAGTTCGGCGAAAACATCTGTGATCAGTATCCGGACCTGGAATTGTCCGAGCGTCCTAGCCGGGGTTTTTATTGCGGCCGGGATACCACGGGAGACTCTTCCTATATCAACGCGCGGGAAAATATTTCCGTGTACAGCAACTTCCAGTGGGACTTTGCCGAACATCACCAGTTAACGGCGGATGTGCTGTACTGGACCAGCGATGCCGCGCAGCAGGGGGGCTACGGCACTTCCTGGAGAACCGATACCATGACCTCGGGTTACCATGACGGCGGCGGTTTTGTCTGGGATGCCGAAAACGGGCGGGATCTGTATCTGCAGCGTACCTTCAGCAAGGAAGAAGTCGGCGACAACAAATCTTATTTTGAAGACGATATGTTATATGTCTCCCTGGGACTTAACGGTACTATCTTTGAAGATTACGACTATCAGATCACTTTGTCCCACAGTGCTACCGACAACAAGGAATATGAATGGCTGATCGCCTCGGATAAGGCGCGGGAGTATTTTCTCGGCTCCCCGCTGGGGGTCGAACCCGGTGAGCCGGGCATGGATTATAACCCCAATTACGACCGCTTCTGGAGCCCGCTGGATGAAGCCGGACGCGCTGCCATAGTGGAGAAAAACGACTCCACCGCCGATGCCAGCGTCACCACCCTGAATGGCTTTGTCAGCGGCTCCCTTTATGAGCTGCCCGCCGGTGAACTGGGCTTTTCCGTGGCGCTGGAATATTCGACGGAAGAATATGAAATCAATGTCGATCCCCGCACCTTAGATCCCAATACCGGCTGGGGCAACGGCCTTACCGGTACCGAAGGAGGAGGAGAGCGAGACCGCTACGGCATCGCCCTGGAATTCGAGGTTCCCATTACCGAGCAGATTATTGCCAATGTCGCCGGCCGTTACGACTATTACAATGACGATACCGATGTGGACGGCGCCTTTACCTATCAATTTGGACTGCAGTACCGGCCGACGGAAGACTTATTGCTGCGCACCAGTTATGCCACTTCTTTCCGGGCGCCGGATATTCACCAGATTAATTCCGGACCTTCCGGCTCTTATCTGGGCATCACCGACTATTACCTGGAAACTAAGTGTTTACAGCTGAGCCAGGGGCAGGACACCGGCTTTAATGAGGTGGATCTGGCGGCCCTGCAGGTACAGTGTGATCCGGATCTGCCGGGGGAGCTCAAGGAAGGACAAACGGTTAAGGTGACGCAAACCGGTAACACCAAGTTGCATGAAGAAACCGGTTATTCCGCTTCCATCGGCTTTTCCTGGGATGTGACTGAGAACCTTAACTGGACCTTTGATCTCTATAAGGTCAAGATCAAGGACCAGGTTGAGTCCTGGAACAGCGACAACTACTTCCGTAAGGAAAGGGATTGCCGCGAAGGCATCAATACCCAGGGAGTGGACTGCGACTTTATTTTAAGCCGCAGCACCCGTTTTGACGGCTCTATGCCCAACTCAGGGTTAACGGTGGAGTCCTGGAACAGCACGTATGTCAACCAGGCGCTGAACGAGCAAACCGGTTTCGATATGCAGCTGGACTATCTCTATGATGCCGGCAGCTGGGGGGAATTCAGTGCGGAAGTCAAATATACCCATGTGCTGGAGACGGTGAACCAGGAATTTGCCGGTGAAGAAATCGATAAGGACTACCGGGACGATTATTTGAACCGCGCCCTGCGCTCTAAAGTCGACAGCACCTTCGCCTGGAAAAAAGACGATGTGCGCATTACCCTGACGCAGATGCGTTACGGCTCCAGCTGGAACTGGGAAGACCCGGATCCCGCGCGTAACTCCAGCGAAGAACGCCGCGCCCTGGCGGGACGTCTGGCTCCCTGGCTGATTTATAATCTCGGCGTAAACTATGATATTACCGACCAGCATAGTGTGCGTCTGGGTATCAATAACCTGCGCGATAGCCGCCCCCGTAACGACAAGAGCTTCGACGGTACCGATCCCTGGTTTTACCGCAGCACTTACCCGACCATGATTGGGGTAATGGGCCGTACCTTTTCGTTCGACTACATAGGTAAATTCTAA
- a CDS encoding SymE family type I addiction module toxin produces the protein MAEYHHTPESNLAKAKYPTFRRLTVLETTCEATTRPRGIGINYVPVNLEPCIVLRGKWLRQAGFPTGEKVRVTVNKGELLITLAGA, from the coding sequence ATGGCTGAGTATCATCATACGCCAGAGTCCAACCTGGCAAAAGCAAAATATCCCACCTTTCGCCGGCTTACCGTGCTGGAAACCACCTGCGAAGCGACCACGAGGCCCAGGGGCATCGGCATTAACTATGTGCCGGTAAACCTTGAACCTTGCATTGTCCTACGCGGCAAATGGCTCAGGCAAGCAGGTTTCCCCACAGGGGAGAAAGTCCGGGTTACCGTTAATAAAGGAGAACTGTTGATAACATTAGCCGGCGCTTAG
- a CDS encoding diaminobutyrate--2-oxoglutarate transaminase family protein yields MEQIDVGRVELEPLTDSEKHSRQQNNIESNARTYSRTINKLIVSGKGSVVTDAEGLEYLDLLSCAGTLALGHRHGEITQVLKDYLDSDHIMQGLDILTPAKYDFTQQLLSVLPQALREQAKIQFCGPTGADAAEAAIKLLKTATGRRTVFAFHGGYHGMTAGALALTGNLTAKQHVASLMPDVHYFPFPYEYRSPYGVRGEALTSVSLCHIESVLADPESGITKPAAIILEALQGEGGCIPAPKEWLQGLRDICTRYDIPLVLDEVQSGFGRTGQMFAFEEAGIIPDAILMSKAIGGGLPMSVVVYKEKYDKWQPGSHAGTFRGNQMAMVSGCKTMEIIKRDNLCQAAAEKGKYLKDKLLRLQQKYPEIGDVRGRGLMLGIEMIKPDSDNAAADGELAKEIKKTCFLEGLIVETGGRHGAVIRLLPVLTIDYDEINKAVRILEYSIKLALKH; encoded by the coding sequence ATGGAACAGATAGACGTCGGGCGTGTAGAGCTTGAGCCGTTAACCGACAGTGAAAAGCACAGCAGGCAACAAAACAACATAGAATCAAATGCCAGAACCTATTCGAGAACGATAAACAAACTGATCGTTTCCGGTAAAGGTTCTGTGGTCACGGATGCCGAAGGCCTGGAGTACCTGGATCTCCTGTCCTGTGCCGGTACCCTTGCCCTGGGACACAGGCACGGTGAAATTACCCAGGTGCTCAAAGATTACCTGGACTCGGATCATATTATGCAGGGCCTGGATATCTTAACCCCCGCCAAATATGACTTCACCCAGCAACTGCTTTCGGTGCTGCCGCAAGCATTAAGGGAGCAGGCAAAAATCCAGTTTTGCGGCCCCACCGGCGCCGATGCCGCAGAAGCGGCTATTAAGCTGTTAAAAACTGCCACCGGAAGAAGAACCGTATTCGCCTTCCACGGCGGCTATCACGGCATGACGGCGGGAGCCCTGGCGCTGACCGGCAATTTAACCGCCAAGCAGCATGTCGCCTCTTTGATGCCGGACGTGCATTATTTTCCTTTTCCCTACGAATACCGCAGCCCGTATGGAGTCAGGGGAGAAGCGCTGACTTCGGTATCCCTGTGCCATATCGAGTCCGTGTTAGCGGATCCGGAAAGCGGCATTACCAAACCGGCGGCCATTATCCTTGAAGCCCTGCAGGGGGAAGGGGGTTGTATCCCGGCACCGAAAGAATGGCTGCAGGGATTAAGGGATATCTGTACCCGTTACGATATTCCCCTGGTGCTGGATGAGGTGCAGTCCGGATTCGGGCGTACCGGCCAGATGTTTGCCTTTGAAGAGGCCGGCATTATTCCCGATGCCATCCTGATGTCGAAAGCCATAGGGGGCGGCTTGCCTATGTCTGTGGTGGTTTACAAGGAAAAATATGATAAATGGCAGCCGGGCTCCCATGCCGGTACTTTCCGCGGCAACCAGATGGCCATGGTTTCCGGCTGCAAAACCATGGAAATCATCAAGCGGGACAACTTATGCCAGGCCGCGGCGGAAAAGGGTAAATACTTGAAAGACAAGCTGCTCAGGCTGCAGCAAAAATACCCGGAGATCGGCGATGTCCGCGGTCGCGGGCTTATGCTGGGGATCGAAATGATCAAGCCGGATTCAGACAATGCCGCCGCCGACGGCGAGCTGGCGAAAGAGATCAAGAAAACCTGTTTCCTCGAAGGTCTGATTGTTGAAACCGGCGGCCGCCACGGGGCGGTGATCCGCCTGCTGCCGGTGCTCACCATAGATTATGATGAGATCAACAAGGCGGTCAGGATCCTGGAATACAGCATCAAACTTGCGTTGAAACATTGA
- a CDS encoding PAAR domain-containing protein, with the protein MGQPAARITDMHICPMQTPAVPPIPHVGGPIIGPGAPTVLIGGMPAAVMGDSATCVGTPDSLIMGSTTVLIGGKPAIRMGDTSAHGGSVVAGMPTVLIG; encoded by the coding sequence ATGGGACAACCCGCAGCCAGAATTACCGATATGCATATTTGCCCGATGCAAACACCGGCCGTGCCGCCTATTCCCCATGTCGGCGGCCCCATTATCGGCCCCGGCGCCCCCACGGTGCTGATCGGCGGCATGCCGGCTGCCGTGATGGGGGACAGCGCGACCTGTGTCGGTACTCCGGACAGCTTGATTATGGGCAGCACGACGGTGCTTATCGGTGGTAAACCCGCTATCCGTATGGGAGATACCTCCGCCCACGGCGGTTCGGTGGTGGCAGGTATGCCGACGGTACTGATAGGTTAA